A window of the Garra rufa chromosome 10, GarRuf1.0, whole genome shotgun sequence genome harbors these coding sequences:
- the LOC141343943 gene encoding elongation factor 1-delta-like isoform X7, producing the protein MSGLQGLAQENIWFDKSRYDEAERCFYEGANGIPQTSQSQNASKSEDQSELVSRLKSLELDNKNLHKVVDDLRVMMSKLESRMAVLEKGQAPAAKTVTVTKAAPVQKPKVEQHNGADDDDDDIDLFGSDEEDEEAERIKEERVKEYAQRKAKKPALIAKSSILLDVKPWDDETDMSKLEECVRSVQMDGLLWGASKLVPVGYGIKKLQINCVVEDDKVGTDLLEEEITQFEDYVQSVDIAAFNKI; encoded by the exons ATGAGTGGACTTCAGGGACTCGCCCAGGAAAACATCTGGTTTGACAAGTCCAGATACGACGAGGCCGAGAGATGCTTCTACGAGGGCGCGAACGGCATCCCTCAGACATCTCAG AGTCAGAATGCCAGTAAGTCTGAGGATCAGAGTGAGCTGGTCTCTCGCCTGAAGAGCCTAGAACTGGACAACAAGAATCTGCACAAAG TGGTGGATGATCTGAGAGTCATGATGTCCAAACTGGAGTCCAGAATGGCTGTGCTGGAGAAGGGCCAAGCACCAGCTGCAAAGACTGTTACTGTCACAAAG GCTGCTCCTGTCCAGAAGCCCAAGGTTGAGCAGCATAACGGTGCTGATGATGATGACGACGACATTGACCTCTTTGGCAGTGACGAGGAAGATGAGGAAGCAGAGCGTATCAAAGAAGAGAGGGTGAAGGAATACGCCCAGAGGAAAGCCAAAAAACCAGCCCTCATTGCCAAATCCTCCATCCTGCTGGACGTCAAACCC TGGGACGACGAGACCGACATGTCCAAGCTGGAGGAGTGCGTGCGCTCCGTACAAATGGACGGCCTCCTGTGGGGAGCTTCTAAGCTGGTTCCTGTCGGCTATGGCATCAAAAAGCTGCAGATCAACTGCGTAGTAGAAGATGATAAAGTGGGAACAGACCTTCTGGAAGAGGAGATCACCCAATTCGAGGACTAC GTCCAGAGTGTCGACATCGCTGCCTTCAACAAGATCTGA
- the LOC141343943 gene encoding elongation factor 1-delta-like isoform X5, whose product MSGLQGLAQENIWFDKSRYDEAERCFYEGANGIPQTSQEKDASAILQDIAKARQNIQQSLAGVKTALQGNKGQARAQKTRERKTSQNASKSEDQSELVSRLKSLELDNKNLHKVVDDLRVMMSKLESRMAVLEKGQAPAAKTVTVTKAAPVQKPKVEQHNGADDDDDDIDLFGSDEEDEEAERIKEERVKEYAQRKAKKPALIAKSSILLDVKPWDDETDMSKLEECVRSVQMDGLLWGASKLVPVGYGIKKLQINCVVEDDKVGTDLLEEEITQFEDYVQSVDIAAFNKI is encoded by the exons ATGAGTGGACTTCAGGGACTCGCCCAGGAAAACATCTGGTTTGACAAGTCCAGATACGACGAGGCCGAGAGATGCTTCTACGAGGGCGCGAACGGCATCCCTCAGACATCTCAG GAGAAAGATGCTAGTGCCATCCTGCAGGACATTGCTAAAGCCCGACAGAATATCCAGCAATCCCTAGCCGGA GTGAAGACCGCTCTACAGGGTAATAAAGGGCAAGCTCGTGCTCAAAAAACGCGGGAGAGGAAGACC AGTCAGAATGCCAGTAAGTCTGAGGATCAGAGTGAGCTGGTCTCTCGCCTGAAGAGCCTAGAACTGGACAACAAGAATCTGCACAAAG TGGTGGATGATCTGAGAGTCATGATGTCCAAACTGGAGTCCAGAATGGCTGTGCTGGAGAAGGGCCAAGCACCAGCTGCAAAGACTGTTACTGTCACAAAG GCTGCTCCTGTCCAGAAGCCCAAGGTTGAGCAGCATAACGGTGCTGATGATGATGACGACGACATTGACCTCTTTGGCAGTGACGAGGAAGATGAGGAAGCAGAGCGTATCAAAGAAGAGAGGGTGAAGGAATACGCCCAGAGGAAAGCCAAAAAACCAGCCCTCATTGCCAAATCCTCCATCCTGCTGGACGTCAAACCC TGGGACGACGAGACCGACATGTCCAAGCTGGAGGAGTGCGTGCGCTCCGTACAAATGGACGGCCTCCTGTGGGGAGCTTCTAAGCTGGTTCCTGTCGGCTATGGCATCAAAAAGCTGCAGATCAACTGCGTAGTAGAAGATGATAAAGTGGGAACAGACCTTCTGGAAGAGGAGATCACCCAATTCGAGGACTAC GTCCAGAGTGTCGACATCGCTGCCTTCAACAAGATCTGA
- the LOC141343943 gene encoding elongation factor 1-delta-like isoform X6: MSGLQGLAQENIWFDKSRYDEAERCFYEGANGIPQTSQVKTALQGNKGQARAQKTRERKTSQNASKSEDQSELVSRLKSLELDNKNLHKVVDDLRVMMSKLESRMAVLEKGQAPAAKTVTVTKAAPVQKPKVEQHNGADDDDDDIDLFGSDEEDEEAERIKEERVKEYAQRKAKKPALIAKSSILLDVKPWDDETDMSKLEECVRSVQMDGLLWGASKLVPVGYGIKKLQINCVVEDDKVGTDLLEEEITQFEDYVQSVDIAAFNKI, translated from the exons ATGAGTGGACTTCAGGGACTCGCCCAGGAAAACATCTGGTTTGACAAGTCCAGATACGACGAGGCCGAGAGATGCTTCTACGAGGGCGCGAACGGCATCCCTCAGACATCTCAG GTGAAGACCGCTCTACAGGGTAATAAAGGGCAAGCTCGTGCTCAAAAAACGCGGGAGAGGAAGACC AGTCAGAATGCCAGTAAGTCTGAGGATCAGAGTGAGCTGGTCTCTCGCCTGAAGAGCCTAGAACTGGACAACAAGAATCTGCACAAAG TGGTGGATGATCTGAGAGTCATGATGTCCAAACTGGAGTCCAGAATGGCTGTGCTGGAGAAGGGCCAAGCACCAGCTGCAAAGACTGTTACTGTCACAAAG GCTGCTCCTGTCCAGAAGCCCAAGGTTGAGCAGCATAACGGTGCTGATGATGATGACGACGACATTGACCTCTTTGGCAGTGACGAGGAAGATGAGGAAGCAGAGCGTATCAAAGAAGAGAGGGTGAAGGAATACGCCCAGAGGAAAGCCAAAAAACCAGCCCTCATTGCCAAATCCTCCATCCTGCTGGACGTCAAACCC TGGGACGACGAGACCGACATGTCCAAGCTGGAGGAGTGCGTGCGCTCCGTACAAATGGACGGCCTCCTGTGGGGAGCTTCTAAGCTGGTTCCTGTCGGCTATGGCATCAAAAAGCTGCAGATCAACTGCGTAGTAGAAGATGATAAAGTGGGAACAGACCTTCTGGAAGAGGAGATCACCCAATTCGAGGACTAC GTCCAGAGTGTCGACATCGCTGCCTTCAACAAGATCTGA
- the LOC141343505 gene encoding tripartite motif-containing protein 16-like: protein MAGTNISVDKDQFCCSVCLEVLWEPVTIPCGHSYCMECIRGYWRKCELKEEYSCPQCRRTFSPRPALCKNTILAEIVEKLKRTGIQDAGGKAADVECDVCTGKKHRAVRFCVKCQTFYCELHLKLHNERNRGRAHPLTEVTKQPQKRTCSRHNKLRDVYCRTDQQCVCSLCLKDGHKGHSVVSVMEERTEIQKHLEEAWKKSKQRCKEREKELRDIVKYVKRSAQSVEDDSEKIFTRLLRAVERKHLEVKELIRAEERTALSQTEKLLERLNQQIVEHRRGEAELEALSNTEDHIHFLQNYKTLCAPLDTGGRPSIDVHPYFSLLILRKVLAELRDKVNEVCDRESTKIAELDCCDLTLDPNTANSFLRLSGDRTEVTTVHEPQPYPDHPERFISWTQVLCTEGLSGRGYWEVEWGGGGGVSIGVSYKTEGNIDQKLGCSSKSWSLDFSDSLCLFRHNKFSVEIHTPNPQRVGVHLNHGAGTLAFYCVSLADDTMILLHREQTTFTQPLYPGFWVGLGCTLKLCRTFSFSA from the exons ATGGCAGGAACGAATATCTCTGTGGATAAAGACCAGTTCTGTTGCTCAGTGTGTTTGGAAGTGCTATGGGAGCCAGTCACCattccctgtggacacagttatTGTATGGAGTGCATTAGAGGTTACTGGAGGAAATGCGAGTTGAAAGAGGAatacagctgccctcagtgccGACGCACATTTAGCCCCAGACCTGCGCTGTGTAAAAACACTATACTGGCTGAAATTGTGGAGAAACTGAAGAGAACCGGCATTCAAGATGCTGGTGGGAAAGCAGCGGATGTCGAATGTGACGTCTGCACCGGGAAGAAACATCGAGCTGTTAGGTTTTGTGTGAAATGCCAGACTTTCTATTGTGAGTTGCACCTGAAACTTCACAATGAAAGGAATCGTGGCAGGGCGCATCCGCTTACTGAAGTGACAAAACAGCCGCAGAAAAGAACCTGTTCGCGGCACAATAAATTGCGGGACGTTTACTGTCGTACAGACCAACAATGCGTTTGTAGTTTGTGCTTAAAAGACGGACACAAGGGGCACAGCGTGGTGTCAGTGATGGAGGAGAGGACAGAAATACAG AAACATCTCGAGGAAGCGTGGAAAAAGTCAAAACAGAGGTGTAAGGAACGAGAAAAGGAACTCAGAGACATTGTGAAATACGTCAAG CGTTCAGCACAATCGGTTGAGGACGACAGCGAAAAAATCTTCACCAGACTGCTACGCGCCGTCGAAAGGAAGCATTTGGAGGTGAAAGAGCTGATCAGAGCTGAGGAGAGGACAGCTCTCAGCCAGACGGAGAAGCTTCTAGAACGACTGAATCAGCAGATAGTTGAACACAGGAGAGGAGAGGCTGAGCTAGAGGCGCTCTCAAACACTGAGGATCATATCCATTTCCTACAG AACTACAAGACGCTATGTGCTCCTCTTGACACCGGGGGTCGGCCCAGCATCGACGTCCATCCGTATTTCTCTTTGCTGATATTGAGAAAAGTTCTCGCAGAGCTGAGAGATAAAGTCAACGAGGTCTGTGACAGAGAATCAACAAAGATTGCAGAATTAG ACTGCTGTGATTTGACTTTAGACCCAAACACTGCCAACTCTTTCCTCCGTCTTTCTGGAGACCGTACAGAGGTCACGACCGTCCACGAGCCGCAGCCGTATCCCGATCACCCAGAGCGCTTCATCAGCTGGACTCAAGTCTTGTGCACCGAAGGTCTGTCTGGACGTGGCTATTGGGAAGTTGAGTGGGGAGGCGGTGGAGGAGTTTCTATTGGCGTTTCCTACAAAACTGAAGGGAATATAGACCAAAAACTGGGATGCAGCTCAAAATCGTGGAGCTTAGATTTCTCAGATTCTCTTTGTTTGTTTCGACACAATAAGTTTAGTGTTGAAATACACACTCCAAATCCACAGAGAGTTGGCGTGCATCTCAATCACGGGGCTGGAACGCTGGCGTTTTATTGCGTTTCTCTGGCAGACGATACTATGATTTTGCTGCATCGTGAGCAAACCACTTTCACTCAGCCTCTCTATCCTGGTTTCTGGGTCGGACTTGGATGTACTTTAAAACTCTGTCGAACTTTCAGCTTTTCAGCTTAG
- the LOC141343876 gene encoding polymeric immunoglobulin receptor-like, giving the protein MTSGVTLKTLDHVIMTEGGSITIPCLYDNQYKLNSKYWCKGFTWEICQNTASGNDAGKWTINDYPADNLFTVQLNNAKSSDSGRYWCAVEIGSHADEKKPLYLTVQKVPDVSVVNSSVSGHKGGNVSVQCLYSSGYKNKVKQWCRYKDQSCYTVGRTDTSQNSSAQISEDGRRSFTVLIIGLRLNDSGWYFCSVGDQQVPVQLTVTEDPQVPVLTVPETKPGVKGWSNYILTIQTGGSVTIPCHYDKKYTQQKKYWHSGIDKSKTYTNTTEENLTVIDLPDQSLFTVTMRNLQDKHIGRYCCVVETGEQPLANVIYEPYLKIQSAPDVSVVSSSVSGQEGGDISIQCLYSSGYQNEVKHWCRYKDQSCYTVGRTDTSQNSSVQISDDGRRSFTVLMTGLRLTDSGWYFCSVGDLQVPVQLSVTKAKPKSPDVSVVSSSVSGHEGGDISVQCFYSSGYNRKLKQWCRYKDQSCYKEMRTDTSQNSSVQIKDDGKSSFTVLMTGLRLTDSGWYFCSVGETLNPVHLTVVEAKPDTVKVTSYVERFCLPRN; this is encoded by the exons ATGACAAGCGGCG TAACTTTGAAAACATTAGATCATGTAATCATGACAGAAGGAGGAAGCATTACAATCCCCTGCCTGTATGACAATCAGTATAAACTAAACTCAAAATACTGGTGTAAAGGATTTACGTGGGAAATTTGCCAAAATACAGCAAGTGGAAATGATGCAGGAAAATGGACAATAAATGATTACCCAGCCGACAATCTTTTTACGGTGCAACTCAACAATGCAAAGTCCTCAGACTCTGGACGTTACTGGTGTGCTGTGGAAATCGGCTCTCATGCAGATGAGAAGAAACCTTTGTATTTAACTGTTCAAAAAG TTCCTGATGTGTCTGTGGTAAACAGTAGTGTATCTGGACATAAAGGAGGTAATGTCAGTGTTCAGTGTCTCTACAGTTCTggatataagaataaagtcaaacagtGGTGCAGATATAAAGATCAAAGCTGTTACACTGTGGGGAGGACTGACACATCCCAGAATTCCTCAGCACAGATCAGTGAGGATGGGAGAAGGTCCTTCACTGTGCTGATTATTGGACTAAGACTGAATGATTCTGGCTGGTACTTCTGCTCTGTAGGAGATCAACAGGTTCCTGTTCAACTTACAGTCACTG AAGATCCACAAGTTCCTGTTCTCACTGTCCCTGAAACAAAACCAG GTGTCAAGGGTTGGTCAAACTATATATTAACTATTCAAACTGGAGGATCTGTCACCATCCCATGTCATTATGACAAGAAATACACACAGCAGAAGAAATACTGGCACTCAGGAATAGATAAATctaaaacatacacaaacacaacaGAGGAGAATCTGACAGTAATTGATCTTCCTGATCAGAGCCTCTTTACTGTGACTATGAGAAACCTGCAGGACAAACACATTGGACGCTATTGTTGTGTTGTGGAGACTGGAGAACAACCACTAGCAAATGTCATTTATGAGCCTTATCTCAAGATTCAATCTG ctcCTGATGTGTCTGTGGTGAGCAGCAGTGTATCTGGACAAGAAGGTGGTGATATCAGTATTCAGTGTCTCTACAGTTCTGGATATCAGAATGAAGTCAAACATTGGTGCAGATATAAAGATCAGAGCTGTTACACAGTGGGGAGGACTGATACATCTCAGAATTCATCAGTCCAGATCAGTGATGATGGAAGAAGATCCTTCACTGTGCTGATGACTGGACTGAGACTGACTGACTCTGGCTGGTACTTCTGCTCTGTAGGAGATCTGCAGGTTCCGGTTCAACTCAGTGTGACCAAGGCAAAACCTA aat ctccTGATGTGTCTGTGGTGAGCAGCAGTGTATCTGGACATGAAGGTGGTGATATCAGTGTTCAGTGTTTCTACAGTTCTGGATATAAcaggaaactcaaacagtggtGCAGATATAAAGATCAGAGCTGTTACAAAGAGATGAGGACTGACACATCCCAGAATTCATCAGTCCAGATCAAGGATGATGGTAAAAGTTCCTTCACTGTGCTGATGACTGGACTGAGACTGACTGATTCTGGCTGGTACTTCTGCTCTGTAGGAGAGACACTGAATCCTGTTCATCTCACTGTAGTTGAGGCAAAACCAGACACAGTGAAAGTCAC ATCGTATGTGGAGCGTTTCTGTCTGCCCCGGAACTAG